The Pieris brassicae chromosome 3, ilPieBrab1.1, whole genome shotgun sequence genome contains the following window.
TACTTTAGATAatgtaaagaataaaaaagtatttaaatagtGTTGATATTgtcattgttatattaatgtaacaaaatgTGTGGCGAATTGTATATATGgcagtataattaaatttcttatcTAATCTCTAAATGTCCTTAAacattctataatatatacaaattttagtgtaatatgtaaaattgaaaaaacttACCGTTTTAACATCTCAATTACAGCCAAGGCAGTAGCAGGGACCATGGTGGGCATATCTAAACAGAGCTGtccaacatttattatatgaaatccATCAACATCCTTCTCAGGAGCCACAGCATTGCATATTTTCCTTTCATCCATTGCACCAGGTAAAGGTAATTGCACCAGTATACCATCCACAGCTTCATCCCTATTTAGTACATCAATTTTTGCAAGTAGTTCTTCCTGACTTAATGTCTCATCATACTTGATTGTTTCTGCAGCAATGCCCACAGCTAAGGCTGCTTGAATTTTGTTTCTCACATATGTCTGGCTAGCTGGATCATCACCAACAATAATACAGCGTAAAGAGGGAGCTCTGTTACCTAGGCTTACCCAATTCTCTATTTTAACTTTCAATTCTTCTTTAATATCACTGGCAAGGCGTTTACCATCAAGGATACGGGCCATAATGCTGTAACAATaccaaaaataactttttttctcCTAATAGATATTGGAAAAAAGTCGTGagcattgatatattttatatagataatcaTGGTTGCTcacaaaatcttttaaatcaaACACATTAATTCACCACTCATAAGTAATAAAGCATCTGGTGCATCTCTACCTATATAGCAcattaatgtatgtatagcTAGTGCAATAACAAACCATTGTAAATATCAAATTCAGCTAAGCATTTttactttcttttttttataactacttaagcttgattaaattaaatataagaaagAAGCACACAAcaggtattaaatatattacatagatTTACCTGGGAAAACCCATTGAATCAATATATGTGTGACTTCTCATTGTGGCTTTCAAACTTGTACTGATTATGCGTAAACATAATGTTAGCCTCATCACTTACTGTTGACGTACATAGTTCATTAGGTCAATCacttgataaaaattaatatgatgAAAAAGAACAGAAACAGAACCAATATTTTCAGATTTAAGCAGTTTCAGcttgattataaaatattaacagtaAAGGTTAATAGTTTAGCATATCAGTATGGTACACCACAAAATATAAACCTTGATAGTAGAATCCACAAAATACTGGTCTCAACAGTGTCAAAAGAGCATGAGACCAATTATTTAgctcaataaaaaatatatattcatttatgaagataaatatttaaaacgatGACCTGTGTATTTCCTAATTCATTAAGTTTGTATACcatatagtaattatttttctatctcACATCTATTCACAATATCTGTcagtagatatataatatttaatagatggAATTAAGCAACGTTAATGTtttcataactattatatGACAatggtaataattatatatactactCGATTTTCCTTTAAATTGCAAATCTTGAGTTTTCGTAACAAATTGCTTATAGCCTTGTTTTACGTAAATACTTCATTCTTAGTATTATTCCATGATAATCTGGCATAGCCCATTTTAGTAATATTCcctaatattatgtttagacCAATACGATAACTGCTGGTCTAATGATAacctataaagtatatttttaattacggaACTACTCACATGTGCTTTTTTAGGAAGCGAcgaaacaaaattattgaacACTATTTAGCTATGGACGTTTATGGAAATGaaattacttttatgaatACTTGCCAACTTTCTTTTAGTTATCAAGTTTTCCAACTTTTCACCCGACACTGTATACAATATGAACAGTGACATTTGCAAATTGACATTTGTGATGCGATATTTTACGTTCCGTTCTATGAAAGTACGACTATAACtacgtaatatataatattcacgCCTTAATGTAAATAGAGAAttgtaatgttataaattataagtcatagtataagtttttaaatatatatatatatatatatatatatatatatatatatatatatatatatatactaaaattaaaagaagttAGTACAATACACGATTATATTGTTcttaaatggaaaaaatatataaaatgtatatgtttagTAAATAAGTACTACACTAGtacttagtttaaaaataaataataaaaactaaagacGTCATATTTGACCCAAATAGTGTGTTTAAGTCTGAGAAACAACGATTCATATAATGAGTAACTATTACCAAGTCATTcgaattgtaattattattattattaattgttattattattaagatgacgccgtaatattaaaaaaaactatttaattatcaaataggTTTATTCATTTATCAAATTAGTAGTTAAAGTAGACAAATGGGAAAGTTAAGACAATATAAACGTTGCTTTATGACTTATACGAGAGTTACAACTAAAATCACTAAGtaagaatatgtttttattgcaTTCACTTGTGGACAGTATCATGAGAGACATTGAACTATACCGCTATCAAACTTGCGTCAGAGCCGCGCCCTATGAcgttttatagataattttattttccgaCATCGCAGGGGGTTTGATAAACGtgaataacatatttataacttttacactGCATGAtagtacaattattttcaatttagatTGTACAATTTGTGTTTGTAAAGTGTTAGTGTATTTCCTCTATTTTAGGTAggaacttttattttgttacaacAAGAACCTATCATTTAGTCCTACtttagtaattattgttttcttttatcacAAATTTATACATCACAGtttgaaaaattatgatataatattgttcTAATAACCCTTCCTAGTTTGTTAAACTTTGAACTTTTAGATATACTTTATGGCAGTTCAAAGACGCACATCGATATTTTAATTCCTGTTTAGATCATTATTCACATTTATTAATCTACAAAACTCacaatttacttattattggGCATAGCgaaattttgtaaatgattAACGAACCTCTTAATTAAAACCAAGTTTATGAGTATTGTAGCCCAGTTAGCTAAGCATTTGATCTTGCATTAATTATaggtaaacatttaattacagCACAATTAGAGTCGGCGGGGTCTTAATTCAGAATAGTCTGAGCgcttttgaataaaaatatgatggCTTATATTATTGAgatattatcatattatagTAAGACGACTGAATTAGTTTTCACTACTCGTAGTTCTAAGATTTTACCTCGACCTTACCTTTAGACTTTACCTCGTCTCGCGCTAAGGCGCTagatgtttgtttatttagtacgttctacttattattataatctattcATCCCGATCTACAACAAGCAAAAATATCTGCAGAGTTCTAGTGCTAATTATAGTACTAGGTACTGTATTTCGGGCtcgaaaattaaatattaaaccacTAGTGGAGCTGCGTTTACTTATGcgaaatttgtttttgtcaTATTTTATCCTTACATTCAGTGAAATTAATTAGATTTGCGATGGCAAAGCACGTTCAAGCCACCAACACAGACTTTGATccttcaaatttaattacatcttttatacttttttgagTGAGCCTGGTTGAAGGTTGCGAAAACACAGCTAAGCAGCTCTGACAATCTATTTAAAGTTGCAATCACGTATAttcgtaatttattataataacaaactttatatatcaaaccattaattaatgttttataacaatactttGTTGAAAGTTATGTTATTAGAATTATGTTTTGCTTTTAAGATAAACTATAACggagaatttaaataatcagtGTCTGTCATGAGtgaatatattcattttaaatatgttgatgacataaatatactttttctaaacatattatgtgttgtttttaaaaatctgttCCATTCTTAGAGGAATTTAAGAAATCCaattttgcatttaatttattaatcaagGGTATATATGTATCCAacaattttactatttataaatgcGTAACATAGTAACACTGAAAGACTTCAATGAAACGACTGAGAGCCGTCTATTGAATTTTAACCTTAACATACAAACTAATGAAGCGAATTTACTGGTTACTAAGACCTATTTGATATTAGGTAAATCGTCTAAAATATACGTAGAAAAAGTAACATCTTTAAccttaaattgaataacgCCGTATATGTTATATTCATTACTAACATAAAACTCGTGGTCACTAGCTTTGTTGGCGATATTTCGTGGCGCACAACTAAGCGGTTTTTAATGTCATCCGCCCATGAAGTAATAAATGCTCTATTTTGCAGTGTGGAATCTTTTGGGAACTGAACGCTTACTCAGCGGTACTCAGATCGTAGACGTTTatgcttttaaattttctctATGGGTCTCAAAATTCGTGTACTCTAACGCGtgtatttttgtgtgtttGCTTAAAGTGTgtgatatattttgattatttacgaaaatacttaataaatactataagtATTATATCACAACAGTTATATTATGCTACGACACGCTGTCGTGGGTTTCGTAATAAGATTGTGGAATACTAGGCGGAGTATGGGACACTCAGAtacacttattttttattatatttcgttctataaaagatatatttaaagctACCGTAAACTATACGTAACAGCCTTAATTTTTAGCGAATTATTCAGTAGCTATTCTATGGTCATAGatcgtttaaaataagatCGAATGacttgatattatatataattcatgttatgtaatagtaaaagaaaaatactagaTAATGgccaaaaatgtaaaaatctgGAGGcaatatacagtgtaaactgtTTATAACGAATTTCAACcgagttttttttctatatagaGAGTTTTTGTCAGACGGAGGGAAGAGAAAAAAACTTATCCTATTTATCGCACGTTTCAAACAAACTTTTTCGTTAACACATAACACTTTTCTTTTACTGCCCATCTTGACAGTTTCAAAGTTTGTTTACAACTGATAATACACCTCAAAAGGttaatttactaaacttaccttagcttattataaaaacaatgaaactTAAGTATGTTGTTGATgtctaaataatatgaaaatatttctttgtaataGAGAATGACTGTTGCGTTATAAAAAGTGTATTAATGTATGAGTTTTGTGTTAAACCACACAAATTTAACTCATTTTTACGTCAGAGTTTTTTCGTTGTAACGAATGACGTTATAAAGAGtttacactatatatatatatatatatatattatataatacctaGATTGAACACATctgtaaaattgttaaaatatggtTTTTATGGAGCATTTCTAAAATTCCTTCTCAAATTACATCCGAAATATTGTTTCTTAGTTAAAAATTCTTCTGATCACAAATTTTTAAGATCCAATTAATATGATCCAACGATCAAAAACGTTAATTAGTTCAGAGTTGAAGTCAATTGTAACTTTATAAAGCAATGATAAACGGAAATTCTATTAATTGAACCATAAACTTCGACAGTTTTTTGTCTCTTCCAAGTTTTCTTAATTAGTCAGTTCTGAAGTTTTTTATGGAGTGCTTGTTAAGCTGTTGCTATGCTCAGatcaaagaatatttatttttaattcgatTGCTGACACCTTTAATTCATCTTGCGTAATTGATTACTCTACAAAATAGCTAATGCCTGTGCATCGTTCGTGTGGAATATAAGGTGCGTATATTGACAGAAGACATACATATTTCATTATCTATGCCAATTGTACAAACTTCTACCGATTCCGGGGTACCTACTTAAGATTACAGAGGACGGTGTCATCATCGTCATTATGTAATGTCGAGTACAATGAACAAGcctatctaaattaatataaatattttctaaaaaaaccATCTCCGGGTATAGATTTGATAACAATTTGATATTTCACAGTAAACTCGTGTGCTCAAATTCCAGTTTCGTCGTAATTTCTGGGAATTTAACTTTTGGGAAACCACATTGTACCTGACATTTTATGGATAAAACCGCACGTCAAAATGCAAGCTACGTATTTCGGAATACTTTTGAGATCACACGATAATTGCGTTGGAATTAGCTGGTATATTTTACCTCGATTTCGAGCGTACATTTTTTGCACATTTGTTTGCATACAACTTTCACGTGATAAATCTTTGATATTGTGAATTAagattcaaattataaaagtattaccGTGACTCTTAAgtaaaaaggaaataaatccATAGCTTGCAGGTATATAAGGTTTGGTACCATGAACTTGATAGATACTTAAGTTTCTTGGAAGATCTTTAAGAGCCAGATCGCCTTTGGCTAAGATTGAAATACC
Protein-coding sequences here:
- the LOC123707488 gene encoding probable bifunctional methylenetetrahydrofolate dehydrogenase/cyclohydrolase 2 isoform X1, encoding MRLTLCLRIISTSLKATMRSHTYIDSMGFPSIMARILDGKRLASDIKEELKVKIENWVSLGNRAPSLRCIIVGDDPASQTYVRNKIQAALAVGIAAETIKYDETLSQEELLAKIDVLNRDEAVDGILVQLPLPGAMDERKICNAVAPEKDVDGFHIINVGQLCLDMPTMVPATALAVIEMLKRFKIDTLGRNAVVVGRSKNVGMPIAMMLHSDRNHDSGLGMDATVTICHRYTPREQLVTFCRNADIVITATGVPKLIQADMIKPGATVIDVGISRITDEQGKTKLVGDVDYDEVVKIAGAITPVPGGVGPMTVAMLMHNTFQAAQRIQDAKTLN